A single genomic interval of Aureliella helgolandensis harbors:
- the dinB gene encoding DNA polymerase IV, whose translation MTILHVDMDAFYASVEQRDRPELRGKPVIVGGSPTGRGVVSTASYEARKFGVHSAMPTSQALRLCPQAILVRTRMSHYVDVSKRIRDIFNRYTPEVEPLSLDEAFLNVSGCEQLFGTAEKIGRAIKESIWNELNLVASVGVAPNKFLAKLASDLEKPDGFTVIASDRILSTLAPLPISRLWGVGKVTERRFATAQLSTFGDLQRLTVEQSRHLLGNAGEHFWGLARGIDKRRVVSDRQAKSISNETTFPVDIDCADVLQAWLLELTEQVCCRLRTHDQLGRTVQLKLRYSDFHTITRSCSVDSPTDSTDVVWQVAQKLLREAMPTRQLAVRLLGVGITNLDTARPQQLTLFNDEGEPKQVATAQIDSTLDAIRQQFGRSAMRRASLVQHQVDLKRGS comes from the coding sequence ATGACAATTTTGCACGTCGACATGGATGCATTCTACGCCTCCGTCGAACAGCGTGACCGTCCCGAACTGCGCGGCAAGCCAGTGATCGTCGGCGGCTCACCCACCGGACGTGGCGTCGTCAGTACTGCCAGCTACGAAGCTCGCAAGTTCGGCGTCCATAGTGCGATGCCTACCTCTCAAGCTCTGCGACTGTGTCCGCAAGCCATCTTGGTCCGTACAAGAATGTCGCACTACGTCGACGTCTCTAAGCGTATTCGTGATATTTTCAATCGGTATACGCCGGAAGTCGAGCCGCTATCGTTGGACGAAGCATTTTTGAATGTTAGCGGCTGTGAGCAACTTTTTGGAACGGCTGAGAAGATCGGACGCGCCATTAAGGAATCGATCTGGAACGAATTGAATCTAGTTGCATCTGTGGGAGTGGCTCCCAACAAGTTCTTGGCAAAATTGGCCAGCGATCTCGAGAAACCCGATGGGTTTACCGTCATTGCCAGTGATCGCATTCTGAGTACGTTAGCCCCTCTGCCCATCTCACGACTGTGGGGCGTTGGTAAGGTGACTGAGCGGCGCTTCGCCACTGCGCAACTCTCCACCTTCGGTGATCTTCAGAGACTGACCGTTGAACAGTCGCGGCACCTATTGGGGAATGCCGGTGAGCACTTCTGGGGGCTGGCCCGCGGGATTGACAAGCGAAGGGTGGTCTCGGATCGGCAAGCCAAATCAATTTCGAATGAAACGACATTTCCGGTCGATATCGACTGCGCTGATGTGCTCCAGGCTTGGTTGCTGGAGTTGACCGAGCAGGTTTGTTGTCGGCTTCGCACCCATGACCAGCTCGGGCGTACCGTGCAGCTCAAACTCCGCTACAGCGACTTTCACACAATCACCAGATCCTGCAGTGTGGACTCACCGACCGATTCCACAGATGTCGTTTGGCAAGTGGCACAGAAACTCTTGAGAGAGGCGATGCCTACGCGACAGTTGGCGGTTCGCCTGCTGGGGGTTGGGATTACCAATCTCGATACGGCCCGCCCGCAACAACTGACATTGTTTAACGACGAGGGGGAGCCAAAGCAGGTAGCGACGGCGCAAATCGATTCAACCCTGGATGCGATTCGTCAGCAGTTCGGGCGTTCTGCCATGCGCCGAGCCAGCCTGGTGCAGCATCAGGTCGATCTAAAACGGGGCTCTTAG
- a CDS encoding sulfatase family protein, translated as MKKTFSIFCLLLLNLTWVSAAERPNIVLIYSDDVGYGDVSCNGQTTLLTPHIDRIAAEGLRMTDAHCSAATCTPSRFAMLTGQYAFRQKGTGIARGNANMIIEAGSNTLPSLLKSAGYTTGVVGKWHLGLGDQEIDWNQDVRPGPGEIGFDYHFLIPATGDRVPCVYLEQGHVVDLDPADPIAVSYGKRIDPNPSGAEAFETLKQKWSHGHNQTIVNGISRIGWMTGGETARWVDEDMADVIVHKATEFIDDHQAEPFFLYFSTHDIHVPRVPHSRFAGKSGLGPRGDAMLQLDWCVGQVMAKLEALDLVDNTLLIFTSDNGPVLDDGYHDDANEKLGDHQANGALRGGKYSAFEGGTRIPMVLRWPEHIAPNTTSDALFGQIDLAATLAKLVGAQVPPQACQDSRNALPTLLGKDPVGRPHLIHEAGNHALRVGKWKYVPAGKTREHLGPWATVELEAPGALFDLSKNTAEIEDVAADHPEQLQRMRDLHAKLSQHPDQAAVIGQ; from the coding sequence ATGAAAAAAACCTTTTCGATCTTCTGTTTACTCCTCCTTAATCTGACTTGGGTGTCTGCAGCCGAGCGTCCCAATATTGTCTTAATTTATTCGGACGACGTCGGCTACGGTGATGTGTCGTGCAATGGGCAGACGACCCTGCTCACTCCGCACATCGATCGCATTGCCGCGGAAGGACTGCGCATGACCGATGCCCATTGCTCGGCCGCAACATGCACGCCGAGCCGCTTCGCGATGCTAACCGGGCAATACGCGTTTCGCCAAAAGGGGACCGGCATTGCACGCGGAAACGCGAACATGATCATCGAAGCCGGTTCCAACACGTTGCCCAGTCTGCTGAAATCTGCCGGTTACACCACCGGGGTCGTTGGGAAGTGGCACTTAGGGTTGGGGGACCAGGAGATTGATTGGAATCAAGATGTGCGTCCTGGCCCGGGGGAAATTGGCTTTGACTATCACTTTTTGATCCCTGCTACGGGCGATCGCGTGCCTTGCGTCTATTTAGAGCAAGGGCACGTAGTCGATCTCGATCCAGCAGATCCGATCGCGGTAAGTTACGGAAAGCGGATTGATCCGAATCCCTCCGGTGCTGAAGCGTTTGAGACGCTCAAGCAGAAGTGGTCGCATGGTCACAATCAAACCATCGTCAATGGAATTTCTCGCATTGGGTGGATGACGGGCGGAGAGACGGCGCGTTGGGTGGATGAGGATATGGCGGACGTGATCGTCCACAAGGCGACTGAGTTTATCGACGATCATCAGGCTGAGCCCTTCTTCCTGTATTTTTCGACACACGATATTCATGTGCCACGCGTCCCGCATTCTCGCTTTGCAGGCAAGTCGGGTTTGGGGCCTCGTGGCGATGCGATGCTTCAGCTCGATTGGTGTGTCGGCCAAGTTATGGCCAAATTGGAGGCACTGGATCTCGTGGACAACACGCTGCTGATCTTCACTTCCGATAACGGTCCAGTGCTTGACGATGGCTACCATGATGACGCAAATGAAAAGCTCGGCGACCATCAAGCCAATGGGGCGCTTCGCGGTGGAAAGTATTCTGCGTTTGAAGGCGGGACGCGCATTCCCATGGTCTTGCGCTGGCCTGAACATATTGCACCCAACACGACGTCAGACGCCCTGTTTGGGCAGATTGACCTGGCCGCTACGCTGGCGAAGCTTGTCGGTGCGCAGGTTCCACCGCAAGCCTGCCAGGACAGTCGCAACGCTCTGCCAACCCTACTCGGCAAGGATCCCGTCGGTCGTCCCCACCTTATCCATGAGGCTGGCAACCATGCCTTGCGGGTTGGCAAATGGAAGTATGTGCCTGCAGGAAAGACTCGCGAGCACCTGGGACCTTGGGCAACAGTAGAGCTAGAGGCACCAGGGGCGCTGTTTGACCTCAGTAAGAACACTGCAGAGATCGAGGATGTAGCCGCGGACCATCCCGAGCAACTGCAACGCATGCGCGACTTGCACGCGAAGCTCAGCCAGCATCCCGATCAAGCTGCCGTGATTGGGCAGTAA
- a CDS encoding putative collagen-binding domain-containing protein, whose protein sequence is MLLERSEDEAYLAAADGDAWVAYFPQGGEVVVKLQVPNQAWSIRWIDIDTGEWGPKSEVEADDLLTLAAPGQANWCVVAKRKF, encoded by the coding sequence TTGCTCCTGGAACGCAGCGAGGATGAGGCCTATCTGGCCGCGGCTGATGGTGATGCTTGGGTTGCCTATTTTCCACAGGGAGGTGAAGTTGTGGTCAAATTGCAGGTTCCCAATCAAGCATGGTCCATTCGGTGGATTGATATTGATACCGGAGAGTGGGGCCCTAAGTCGGAAGTCGAAGCGGACGATCTGCTAACGCTGGCAGCGCCAGGACAAGCCAACTGGTGTGTGGTCGCGAAACGGAAATTCTAG
- a CDS encoding NfeD family protein, giving the protein MHARPVAPLQCSLLCVALLCVVGGVPFSASGQELEQQPPEQAAAIAKQVDDEVLARQFGLAVCIEVEGPIFGRFHWFLNQRLDWAKKQGADLVIIKLTSPGGDLEQSLQLARRLRDIDWATTMVYIPEEAISGGAIISLGAERIYMQEGALIGDAGPIQMGLDLQFRHAPEKIVSYLTSALAELANGQQRPAALAEAMADKSLTVYAAVERQTGQIVYLKESQTQEDAVEELYDIRGPVPETGQNRFLTLGADRALELRLCEGVFASERDFLQQLNIASLATTKMTWIDRTVFLLNRPWLTALLLIAGLIGLYFELIAPGISVAGLTALCCFGLFFWSHALGGTAGWLEVLLFALGIICLICELFVLPGFGVFGLCGFAFTGIALVMASQDFVIPNSAMQWNQLQTNLLIVLGAMLGVICLFVVQVLVLDSIPGLNRFRLATPEHQDTPTLSDGGSENNFTALTQSDRATQALLQVGMEGKAESDLRPAGKASFGSHLVDVLTEGDYVDADTLVAILRIEGNRVIVRAVHHA; this is encoded by the coding sequence ATGCATGCCCGTCCAGTTGCACCCCTTCAATGCAGCCTCCTGTGTGTAGCCCTTCTGTGCGTGGTCGGCGGGGTTCCATTTTCCGCCTCTGGACAAGAGCTTGAACAACAACCGCCCGAGCAAGCTGCTGCAATCGCAAAACAAGTGGACGACGAAGTCCTCGCGCGGCAATTCGGCCTGGCGGTTTGCATCGAGGTGGAGGGGCCTATCTTTGGACGCTTCCATTGGTTTCTCAATCAACGTCTCGACTGGGCCAAGAAGCAGGGTGCAGATCTCGTAATCATCAAACTGACGAGTCCAGGCGGAGATTTAGAACAATCCCTGCAACTAGCCCGACGACTGCGAGACATCGATTGGGCAACCACCATGGTTTACATCCCCGAGGAAGCGATCAGCGGCGGTGCCATTATTTCCTTGGGTGCTGAACGCATCTACATGCAGGAGGGGGCGCTCATTGGCGACGCAGGACCTATCCAAATGGGCTTAGACTTGCAATTCCGCCATGCACCAGAAAAGATTGTTAGCTACTTAACCAGTGCACTAGCTGAACTAGCCAACGGCCAACAGCGACCGGCCGCATTAGCGGAAGCCATGGCGGACAAATCCTTGACCGTTTACGCAGCGGTTGAGCGCCAGACTGGCCAAATCGTCTACCTCAAAGAGTCTCAAACCCAAGAGGATGCCGTCGAGGAATTGTACGACATTCGCGGCCCAGTTCCCGAGACGGGACAGAATCGCTTCCTAACGCTGGGAGCAGACCGGGCCCTGGAACTCCGATTATGCGAAGGGGTGTTCGCGTCCGAAAGGGATTTCCTACAGCAGCTCAACATCGCTTCCTTGGCTACTACCAAGATGACCTGGATCGATCGAACGGTCTTCCTCCTCAACCGGCCATGGCTAACCGCACTCCTACTGATCGCAGGCCTCATTGGTCTCTACTTTGAACTGATTGCACCGGGAATCAGTGTGGCTGGCCTGACGGCCCTATGCTGCTTCGGACTCTTCTTTTGGAGCCACGCTCTTGGCGGCACTGCCGGTTGGCTGGAAGTGCTATTGTTCGCCTTAGGGATCATCTGCCTGATATGCGAACTCTTCGTCTTGCCTGGTTTCGGGGTCTTTGGATTATGCGGTTTTGCCTTCACGGGTATCGCCCTGGTAATGGCCAGTCAAGACTTCGTGATTCCTAATTCGGCCATGCAGTGGAATCAACTGCAGACGAATCTCCTAATCGTGCTGGGAGCCATGCTGGGCGTCATCTGCCTGTTTGTCGTTCAAGTCCTGGTATTGGATTCGATTCCTGGGCTCAATCGCTTCCGACTGGCCACACCAGAACACCAAGACACACCCACACTGAGTGATGGTGGATCAGAGAACAACTTCACTGCTCTAACGCAATCCGACAGAGCAACCCAAGCTCTCCTGCAAGTGGGCATGGAGGGCAAAGCGGAATCTGACTTACGGCCTGCCGGCAAAGCCTCGTTCGGTTCGCACTTAGTCGACGTGCTCACCGAGGGAGACTACGTGGATGCCGATACGCTAGTGGCGATCCTTCGCATTGAAGGAAATCGCGTCATCGTTCGCGCAGTTCACCATGCGTAA
- a CDS encoding aryl-sulfate sulfotransferase, with protein sequence MQVDVADLFVGQPTIRGNPIERVPLVAIVDLESPVEVVPSLEISDGDRVWIQPWPVKPATKHRVAVMGMRPNRSHTIRVRVDAADSVQEQWSEPLFFQTPPLPDNFPPISVVHAEPQRMEPGVTFFATNIWKDSISILDYGYIVALDAEGQVVWFCETTDRIADMRILKNGHILYQHGNYRYAYEIDILGRDINRWVATNLTELPDSGSIPVGIDTTHHDILELPNGNFLTLATVLKHFEEFPTSELDPEAPWAAAHVVCDDIVEFNPRTGVIVKRFPLSSVLDNKRLGYMSLGSFWKDKYNDEEGNVISRDWSHANGLTYLPDESALLISFRHQDCVMKLDWKTHEIRWIFGNPEGWADVWQQYMLKPVGELAWCYHQHAPQWTPRGTLMLYDNGNYRARPFQQPMQAYENQSRVVEFRIDEEAMTVEQVFEYSGGEDDPFYSPFYCEADWLPNTQNILVTDGGHVELSDGTPSDNVPGERQWARIFELTRDAQPERVFEIQIDSGMESPFGWSVYRAMRLPNLIDGFRIDPLAVDEPVPRFERDPHEKREVLH encoded by the coding sequence ATGCAAGTTGATGTAGCGGATCTGTTTGTCGGGCAGCCGACGATTCGTGGCAATCCGATCGAACGGGTGCCGTTGGTCGCAATCGTCGATCTCGAGTCGCCTGTAGAAGTCGTGCCCTCGCTAGAGATTTCCGATGGAGATCGAGTTTGGATTCAGCCGTGGCCGGTGAAGCCCGCTACAAAGCATCGCGTGGCAGTCATGGGGATGCGACCGAATCGCTCGCATACCATACGAGTCCGGGTAGACGCTGCAGACTCCGTGCAGGAGCAATGGAGTGAGCCGCTGTTCTTCCAAACTCCCCCCCTGCCCGACAACTTTCCACCCATTTCCGTAGTGCACGCGGAGCCGCAACGGATGGAACCAGGGGTTACCTTCTTTGCCACCAACATTTGGAAGGACTCCATCAGTATCCTCGATTACGGATACATCGTGGCTTTGGATGCTGAGGGACAAGTGGTGTGGTTTTGCGAGACGACGGACCGCATTGCCGACATGCGCATCTTGAAGAACGGGCACATCCTCTATCAGCACGGCAATTATCGGTACGCTTATGAGATTGACATCTTAGGACGCGACATCAATCGCTGGGTGGCAACCAACTTGACGGAGCTGCCTGATTCCGGTTCGATTCCGGTTGGAATTGATACAACGCACCACGATATACTCGAGCTTCCTAACGGAAACTTCCTGACATTGGCAACCGTTCTGAAGCATTTTGAGGAGTTCCCGACCAGTGAACTGGATCCCGAGGCCCCTTGGGCTGCAGCGCATGTGGTGTGCGATGATATCGTGGAGTTCAATCCTAGGACTGGGGTGATTGTTAAACGTTTTCCCTTGTCCAGCGTGTTGGACAACAAGCGTCTGGGCTACATGTCGCTCGGAAGCTTTTGGAAGGATAAGTACAACGATGAGGAGGGGAATGTTATCTCGCGAGACTGGAGCCATGCAAACGGTCTGACGTACTTGCCGGATGAATCGGCGCTTCTCATTTCGTTTCGCCATCAAGATTGCGTGATGAAGTTGGATTGGAAGACGCATGAGATTCGCTGGATATTCGGCAATCCAGAGGGCTGGGCAGACGTCTGGCAGCAATACATGTTGAAGCCGGTAGGAGAGTTGGCTTGGTGCTATCATCAACATGCACCTCAGTGGACACCGCGTGGAACCTTGATGCTCTATGACAACGGCAATTATCGTGCACGTCCATTCCAGCAGCCAATGCAAGCTTACGAGAATCAGAGCCGGGTCGTTGAGTTCAGGATTGATGAAGAGGCGATGACGGTTGAGCAAGTGTTCGAATATTCGGGGGGGGAGGACGATCCCTTTTACAGTCCGTTCTATTGCGAAGCCGATTGGCTGCCCAACACGCAGAATATCTTGGTTACCGATGGTGGACACGTCGAGTTGTCGGATGGGACCCCGAGCGACAACGTGCCGGGTGAACGCCAGTGGGCAAGGATTTTTGAATTGACGCGTGATGCTCAGCCGGAACGCGTGTTTGAGATCCAGATCGATAGCGGAATGGAAAGCCCCTTTGGTTGGTCGGTCTACCGCGCCATGCGGTTGCCTAACTTGATCGATGGCTTCCGGATCGATCCCTTGGCCGTAGATGAACCCGTGCCTCGATTCGAGCGGGATCCCCATGAGAAGCGGGAGGTGTTGCATTAG
- a CDS encoding sigma-70 family RNA polymerase sigma factor, protein MHQDYRIALVRELCEHQVKFTPRGKRLEQADRAERLLGELDLARDYPYEFIYYRVTDYRPEENNRKMVRGEDAAHDLRLFVEDVTDSLNLKVEEAQEPVHSVEDLSRMFNVSTKTISRWRDQGLVSRRFLNDGRKRVGFLHSSVERFVARNKDRVRRGERFSQLSADERAEIIERARSIAAEGHNLSEVARQVSLAVSRSVETIRYTIKNHDRKTPEQAVFPDSRPVLTDMDKAAIYNQYQRGTGLSQLARQYSRSRSSVLRVLNEQRAKLIMELPLEYIDNELFARPGKRQEAEILGEMPEAMIPPRKVRAPSGLPTYLASLYDVQLLTREQEYHLFRKMNYLKSRAKKLREQLATEDPTVALMEEIEGLYQSSVDVKNKIVQANLRLVVSIAKRHMKSSDDFFSLVSDGNISLFRAVEKFDFSRGNKFSTYASWAIMKNFARSIPDEFKHNDRFRTTGEEVFMAHEDTRRDHFAEEIAQKQRETQINRILGRLDYREQQIIIRRFGLNHSEEPLTLKEVGAALGVTKERIRQIEARALSKLREAATSEHIDVPE, encoded by the coding sequence ATGCATCAAGATTACCGCATCGCTTTGGTTCGTGAACTTTGCGAACACCAAGTTAAATTCACACCGCGTGGAAAGCGTCTCGAACAAGCAGATCGTGCCGAACGACTGCTGGGAGAGCTCGATTTGGCCCGCGATTACCCTTACGAGTTCATCTACTATCGCGTAACCGATTACCGACCAGAGGAAAACAACCGCAAGATGGTCCGTGGTGAGGATGCCGCGCACGATTTGCGTCTGTTCGTCGAAGACGTAACCGACTCACTCAACCTCAAAGTGGAAGAGGCTCAAGAGCCAGTTCACTCCGTAGAAGACTTGAGCCGCATGTTCAACGTCTCTACCAAAACGATTTCCCGCTGGCGAGATCAGGGGCTAGTCAGCCGTCGATTCCTAAACGATGGCCGCAAGCGAGTCGGGTTCCTGCACAGCAGCGTCGAACGCTTTGTGGCGAGAAACAAGGATCGCGTGCGCCGTGGGGAGCGATTCAGCCAGCTGTCTGCTGATGAGCGTGCAGAGATCATTGAGCGTGCACGTTCTATCGCTGCCGAAGGACACAACTTGTCTGAAGTCGCTCGTCAAGTTTCGTTGGCGGTGAGTCGCAGCGTGGAAACGATTCGCTACACGATCAAGAATCACGATCGCAAGACGCCTGAACAAGCGGTATTCCCCGATTCCCGTCCGGTCCTGACCGATATGGACAAAGCGGCGATTTACAATCAGTACCAACGCGGAACGGGCTTGAGCCAACTTGCCCGTCAATACTCCCGCTCACGCAGTTCCGTGCTCCGAGTGCTGAATGAACAGCGTGCTAAGCTGATCATGGAACTACCGTTGGAGTACATCGATAACGAACTGTTTGCACGTCCTGGAAAACGACAGGAAGCCGAGATTTTGGGCGAGATGCCTGAAGCGATGATTCCACCTCGCAAGGTCCGCGCCCCAAGTGGTCTACCCACCTACCTCGCGTCCCTGTACGACGTCCAACTGCTGACGCGAGAACAGGAGTATCACTTATTCCGAAAGATGAATTACCTCAAGAGTCGTGCCAAGAAGCTGCGTGAACAACTGGCTACCGAAGACCCAACCGTAGCGCTCATGGAAGAAATCGAGGGCTTGTATCAGTCGTCGGTCGACGTCAAGAATAAGATCGTTCAAGCGAACTTGCGACTGGTCGTATCCATCGCCAAGCGTCACATGAAGAGCTCGGATGACTTCTTCTCGTTGGTCAGCGACGGCAACATTTCGCTGTTCCGCGCCGTGGAGAAATTCGACTTTTCGAGAGGCAACAAATTCAGCACGTACGCCAGCTGGGCCATCATGAAGAATTTTGCCCGCTCGATTCCAGACGAGTTCAAGCACAATGACCGCTTCCGCACCACTGGTGAAGAAGTGTTTATGGCGCACGAAGATACTCGCCGAGATCATTTTGCCGAGGAAATTGCTCAAAAGCAGCGTGAGACGCAAATCAATCGCATCCTGGGTCGTCTCGACTACCGTGAGCAGCAAATCATCATTCGACGCTTCGGCCTGAATCACAGCGAAGAACCGTTGACTCTCAAGGAAGTGGGTGCTGCCTTGGGGGTTACCAAGGAGAGAATTCGCCAAATCGAAGCTCGTGCGTTGAGCAAACTGCGCGAAGCAGCAACATCCGAGCACATCGACGTGCCTGAATAG